The proteins below are encoded in one region of Nocardioides marmorisolisilvae:
- a CDS encoding pyridoxal phosphate-dependent aminotransferase, with amino-acid sequence MNRLQVAQRANVPPFHVMDLLAAATERQRTHGDLCNLVAGQPSTGAPRAVREEAKRLLDQELLGYTVATGIRELREAIGAHHRRRSGIEVDADDVVVTTGSSGGFLLAFLSAFEAGDRVVMANPGYPCYRNVLTALGCEVVEVDCGPETRFQPTLAQLQAVEGPVAGVLIASPANPTGTMIDPAELASIARWCEQTGVRLISDEIYHGIQYGDAAVASAWQTSRTGIVFGSFSKYFSMTGWRMGWMLVPEELRRPVDVLTGNFTICPPALGQYAALAAFTPESYAELDGHVARYAGNRGLLLEGLAGLGLDRLAPADGAFYCYADVGELTHDAYAWCLRLLAETGVAMAPGIDFDTRAGSRFVRMSFAGSAAEITEALERLGRWL; translated from the coding sequence ATGAACCGGCTGCAGGTCGCCCAGCGCGCGAACGTCCCGCCCTTCCACGTGATGGACCTGCTCGCTGCGGCGACCGAGCGGCAGCGCACCCACGGCGACCTCTGCAACCTGGTCGCCGGCCAGCCGTCCACAGGCGCACCCCGGGCGGTGCGCGAGGAGGCGAAGCGGCTGCTGGACCAGGAGCTGCTCGGCTACACCGTAGCGACTGGGATCCGCGAGCTGCGCGAGGCGATCGGCGCACACCACCGCCGTCGCAGCGGCATCGAGGTCGACGCCGATGACGTCGTGGTCACGACGGGATCCTCGGGCGGCTTCCTGCTGGCGTTCCTGTCCGCCTTCGAGGCGGGCGACCGGGTGGTGATGGCGAACCCCGGCTACCCCTGCTATCGGAACGTGCTCACGGCACTGGGCTGCGAGGTGGTCGAGGTCGACTGCGGACCTGAGACTCGCTTCCAGCCGACGCTCGCACAGCTCCAAGCCGTCGAGGGCCCGGTCGCCGGCGTCCTCATCGCGTCACCGGCCAACCCCACCGGCACGATGATCGACCCTGCCGAGCTCGCCTCGATCGCGCGGTGGTGCGAGCAGACCGGGGTGCGGCTGATCAGCGACGAGATCTACCACGGCATCCAGTACGGCGACGCAGCGGTCGCGTCCGCGTGGCAGACCTCGCGGACCGGCATCGTCTTCGGTTCGTTCTCGAAGTACTTCTCGATGACCGGCTGGCGGATGGGCTGGATGCTGGTGCCGGAGGAGCTGCGCCGCCCGGTCGACGTGCTCACCGGCAACTTCACCATCTGTCCCCCTGCGCTCGGGCAGTACGCCGCACTGGCCGCCTTCACCCCGGAGTCGTACGCCGAGCTCGACGGCCACGTCGCGAGGTATGCCGGCAACCGAGGCCTGCTGCTCGAGGGCCTCGCCGGCCTCGGTCTGGACAGGCTTGCCCCTGCAGACGGAGCGTTCTACTGCTACGCCGACGTCGGCGAGCTCACCCACGACGCGTACGCCTGGTGCCTGCGGCTGCTGGCCGAGACGGGCGTCGCGATGGCCCCGGGCATCGACTTCGACACCCGTGCCGGAAGCCGGTTCGTGCGGATGTCGTTCGCGGGCAGCGCTGCGGAGATCACCGAGGCGCTCGAGCGGCTGGGACGCTGGCTCTAG